The following proteins are encoded in a genomic region of Thermoflexus hugenholtzii JAD2:
- a CDS encoding NADH-quinone oxidoreductase subunit J family protein, producing the protein MTLIQAVFILFAALTLGAGLMTVLSRHLFHAVLYLILSLVGVAGLFILLEAEFLAGVQVLIYIGAISILIIFAVMLTRGMARNPGPPLNNQSLAAAVIAGLFFVLLAPVLAGFPWPTAAPGVPADAIEALGRSLVDPNQFALPFELASVMILAALIGAIFIAREKR; encoded by the coding sequence ATGACGTTGATCCAGGCAGTTTTCATCCTGTTCGCGGCCCTGACCCTGGGGGCGGGGCTGATGACCGTCCTCAGCCGGCATCTGTTCCACGCCGTGCTCTATTTAATCCTCTCGCTGGTGGGGGTGGCGGGCCTCTTCATCCTGCTGGAGGCGGAGTTCCTGGCCGGGGTGCAGGTCTTGATCTACATCGGGGCCATCTCCATCCTGATCATCTTCGCCGTCATGCTCACCCGGGGGATGGCCCGGAACCCCGGCCCGCCGTTGAACAACCAGAGCCTGGCCGCTGCGGTGATCGCCGGGCTCTTTTTCGTCCTGCTGGCCCCGGTGCTGGCCGGGTTCCCATGGCCGACGGCCGCCCCCGGGGTGCCGGCGGACGCCATCGAGGCCCTGGGACGCTCCCTGGTGGACCCGAACCAGTTCGCCCTGCCCTTTGAGCTGGCATCGGTGATGATCCTGGCGGCGCTGATCGGGGCGATCTTCATCGCCCGGGAGAAGCGTTGA
- the nuoL gene encoding NADH-quinone oxidoreductase subunit L: MENQGTILALLTALIPWPPFIAFGLISLFANRWKRLSHTLAIGSVTISFVLSQVVFWSALRIEHLGEHPIAARIPWLPVGARPLEFGVLVDPLGAVMLFMVPLVSLMIFIYSVGYMAGDPHYSRFFALLSLFEAAMLLLVVADNLLMLFIGWEVMGFCSYALIGFWYRKPSAYRAAVKAFMTTRVGDVLMLLGIAYLYAQTGTLNFHDILRNPETLKTLAETPSYVAGLSVAALASLLLFAGTVGKSAQFPLHVWLPDAMEGPTPVSAMIHAATMVSAGVYTTIRMFPLLQAGQHGLGGETAFWVVALIGAFTAFMAATMGVAQNDIKRVLAYSTISQLGYMLAAVGIGAYVAAAFHLITHAFFKALLFLGSGSVIHAMEHGHHHAGHGHGHEEPFDPNDMLQMGGLARRMPVTFWTFLAGGLALAGFPLITAGFWSKDEILGEAFHGAFEKGELLPLLVFLLLATAAVLTGFYTMRQIALTFLGEPRSPAAAHAAESPASMTMPLIILALFAVLGGYVGVPEGFPVLGALFGRNWFHEFVGGTLLEHPKAPPFNAVPVVLSSLIALSGLALGGLVYARRPLAAGEPDPLVRLGPIHTFLRNRWYIDDLYHRVFVQPTLWLAERAVAFFVDRVVIDGFLHGVADAVWSMGGALRLFDRVVVNGIGDGIGEAVKAAGRELRALQTGLVQNYLLVVVLGVLGFIVLYTVAPMLRGF, translated from the coding sequence ATGGAGAACCAGGGGACGATCCTGGCGTTGTTGACGGCCCTGATCCCGTGGCCGCCGTTCATCGCCTTCGGCCTGATTTCACTCTTTGCAAACCGCTGGAAGCGCCTCAGCCACACCCTGGCCATCGGCTCGGTGACGATCTCTTTCGTCCTCTCCCAGGTGGTGTTCTGGAGCGCCCTCCGGATCGAGCACCTGGGGGAGCACCCCATCGCCGCCCGCATCCCCTGGTTGCCGGTGGGGGCGCGACCCTTGGAGTTCGGGGTGCTGGTGGATCCCCTGGGGGCGGTGATGCTCTTCATGGTCCCCCTGGTCTCGTTGATGATCTTCATCTATAGCGTGGGCTACATGGCGGGGGATCCCCACTACAGTCGCTTCTTCGCGCTGCTCTCTTTGTTCGAGGCGGCGATGTTGCTGCTGGTGGTGGCGGATAACCTCTTGATGCTGTTCATCGGCTGGGAGGTGATGGGCTTCTGCTCCTACGCCCTCATCGGTTTCTGGTATCGCAAGCCCTCGGCCTACCGCGCCGCCGTGAAGGCCTTCATGACCACCCGGGTGGGCGATGTGCTGATGCTCCTGGGCATCGCCTACCTCTACGCTCAGACCGGCACCCTGAACTTCCACGACATCCTACGCAATCCCGAGACGCTGAAGACGCTGGCGGAGACGCCCTCTTATGTAGCGGGCCTCTCGGTGGCAGCCCTGGCCTCGCTGCTGCTGTTCGCCGGCACGGTGGGCAAGAGCGCCCAGTTCCCGCTGCACGTGTGGTTGCCGGACGCGATGGAGGGTCCCACGCCGGTCAGCGCGATGATCCACGCCGCGACCATGGTCTCGGCCGGCGTCTACACCACCATCCGGATGTTCCCGTTGCTTCAGGCGGGTCAGCACGGCCTGGGCGGGGAGACCGCCTTCTGGGTTGTGGCCCTGATCGGCGCCTTCACGGCCTTCATGGCGGCCACGATGGGCGTGGCCCAGAACGACATCAAGCGGGTGCTGGCTTATTCCACCATCTCCCAGCTGGGCTACATGCTGGCTGCGGTGGGAATTGGCGCTTACGTCGCCGCGGCCTTCCATCTGATCACCCACGCTTTCTTCAAGGCGCTGCTCTTCTTGGGCTCCGGCTCGGTCATCCATGCCATGGAGCACGGGCACCATCACGCCGGTCACGGCCATGGCCATGAGGAGCCCTTCGATCCCAACGATATGCTGCAGATGGGCGGGTTGGCCCGGCGGATGCCGGTGACCTTCTGGACCTTCCTGGCCGGCGGGCTGGCCCTGGCGGGCTTCCCGCTGATCACGGCCGGTTTCTGGAGCAAGGATGAGATCCTGGGAGAGGCCTTCCACGGGGCTTTCGAGAAAGGGGAGCTCCTGCCGCTGTTGGTTTTCCTGTTGCTGGCAACGGCCGCCGTCCTCACCGGCTTCTACACGATGCGCCAGATCGCCCTGACCTTCCTCGGGGAGCCTCGGTCCCCAGCCGCCGCTCACGCGGCAGAGAGCCCGGCTTCCATGACCATGCCGTTGATCATCCTCGCTCTCTTCGCGGTCTTGGGAGGCTACGTGGGGGTGCCGGAGGGGTTCCCGGTCCTGGGCGCGCTGTTCGGGCGGAACTGGTTCCATGAGTTCGTGGGCGGCACCCTCCTCGAGCACCCCAAGGCCCCGCCCTTCAACGCCGTCCCGGTCGTGCTCTCTTCTCTCATCGCGCTGAGTGGGCTGGCTCTGGGCGGGCTGGTCTACGCCCGTCGGCCCCTGGCGGCAGGCGAGCCGGATCCTCTGGTTCGCCTGGGCCCTATCCACACCTTCCTTCGGAACCGCTGGTATATCGACGATCTCTACCATCGTGTCTTTGTCCAGCCGACCCTGTGGCTGGCCGAGCGGGCCGTGGCGTTCTTTGTGGATCGGGTGGTGATCGATGGGTTCCTCCACGGCGTCGCCGATGCGGTCTGGTCGATGGGGGGCGCCTTGCGCCTCTTCGATCGGGTCGTGGTCAACGGCATCGGCGATGGGATCGGGGAGGCGGTGAAGGCCGCCGGCCGGGAGCTGCGGGCCCTGCAGACCGGCCTGGTCCAGAACTATCTGCTGGTGGTGGTGCTGGGGGTTCTGGGCTTCATCGTGCTGTACACGGTGGCGCCCATGCTGCGAGGGTTCTGA
- a CDS encoding complex I subunit 4 family protein, whose protein sequence is MTLFGQPIPILTLITFIPLLGAGFIALTPRDSVRLQRGLALAFSLIPLALSIWLWLNFDRSRPGFQFVERAVWFPQVNASYFLGVDGLSVMLIFLTALLTPLGVLVSFNITQDPRTYFALFLALETGILGVFVSLDLVLFFLFWELGLVPMYFLINNWGAPERRHYAALKFILYTMAGSLGLLLGIQLIWAALGGTQGGTFDLLEISRHWPALQGTLAGVPMEVVKAIVFWAFVIAFAIKVPVWPFHTWLPDAHTEAPTAGSMILAGILLKLGAYGFLRIVFPLFPAESARFAVALALLATAAIVLGSYAALGQRDFKRLVAYSSVNHMGFVVLGIAVAGYALGNPAVRDHALMAVNGAALQLFAHGLSSAAMFALVGVVYDRTHTRDLEAYGGLWARMPRYGGVLIYCAMASVGLPGLAGFVAEYMVVQGAWPVFTALTAISMLGLLITGAFITKAIQKVLHGPLNPQWARLPDMGGRELLAVAPLMAFMLLTGLWPAWIVPTLDAALRGLFG, encoded by the coding sequence ATGACGCTCTTCGGGCAGCCGATCCCGATCCTCACTTTGATCACGTTCATCCCGTTGCTGGGGGCGGGGTTCATCGCGCTGACGCCGCGGGACAGCGTCCGGCTGCAGCGCGGCTTGGCGCTGGCCTTCAGCCTGATCCCGCTGGCCCTCTCCATCTGGCTGTGGTTGAACTTCGACCGGAGCCGCCCGGGCTTCCAGTTCGTGGAACGGGCGGTCTGGTTCCCCCAGGTGAACGCCAGCTACTTCCTCGGGGTGGACGGCCTGAGCGTGATGCTGATCTTCCTGACGGCGCTGCTCACGCCCCTGGGGGTCCTGGTCTCCTTTAACATCACTCAGGATCCCCGGACGTATTTCGCCCTCTTCCTGGCCCTGGAGACGGGGATCTTGGGGGTGTTCGTCAGCCTGGATCTGGTGCTCTTCTTCTTGTTCTGGGAGCTGGGCCTGGTGCCCATGTATTTCCTGATCAACAACTGGGGGGCGCCGGAGCGGCGGCATTACGCGGCCCTGAAGTTCATCCTCTACACGATGGCGGGATCCCTGGGCCTTCTGCTGGGGATCCAGCTGATCTGGGCGGCCCTGGGGGGAACGCAGGGTGGGACTTTCGATTTGCTGGAGATCAGCCGGCACTGGCCGGCCCTCCAGGGGACCCTGGCAGGGGTTCCGATGGAGGTGGTGAAGGCCATTGTGTTCTGGGCCTTCGTGATCGCTTTCGCCATTAAGGTGCCGGTCTGGCCCTTCCACACCTGGTTGCCGGACGCCCATACCGAGGCGCCCACGGCGGGCTCGATGATCCTGGCGGGGATCCTTCTGAAGCTGGGGGCCTATGGCTTCCTGCGCATCGTCTTCCCGTTGTTTCCAGCCGAATCCGCCCGGTTCGCCGTTGCCCTGGCCCTCCTGGCCACCGCGGCCATCGTCCTGGGCTCTTACGCGGCGCTGGGCCAGCGGGACTTTAAGCGGCTGGTGGCGTATTCTTCGGTGAACCACATGGGCTTCGTGGTGCTGGGGATCGCCGTGGCCGGCTATGCCCTGGGCAACCCGGCGGTGCGGGATCATGCGTTGATGGCGGTGAACGGGGCGGCGCTGCAGCTGTTCGCCCACGGCCTCTCCTCAGCGGCGATGTTCGCCCTGGTGGGAGTGGTGTACGATCGCACGCACACCCGGGATCTGGAGGCTTATGGCGGGCTATGGGCGCGGATGCCCCGCTACGGTGGGGTGCTGATCTACTGCGCAATGGCCTCGGTGGGGCTGCCGGGCCTGGCGGGCTTCGTGGCGGAGTATATGGTGGTGCAGGGGGCCTGGCCAGTGTTCACCGCCCTCACGGCCATCTCCATGCTTGGGTTACTCATCACAGGCGCGTTCATTACGAAGGCCATTCAGAAGGTGTTGCATGGACCGCTGAACCCTCAGTGGGCCCGGTTGCCGGACATGGGCGGGCGGGAACTGCTCGCCGTGGCGCCGCTGATGGCCTTCATGTTGCTCACCGGCCTGTGGCCGGCCTGGATCGTGCCCACCCTGGACGCAGCCCTGCGTGGGCTGTTCGGATGA
- a CDS encoding F0F1 ATP synthase subunit A: MGKLIRRMGPYALLGLIALLSCGVGGQASFWLLGSLRALIGGLGAISFPSAGGLIGFLVVDAFVIALALWGLRDTRVIRYFQRLVVVPLILGFVLGTSLFFGTLGQGLSVAGKPIKTVLPVILVKPEPLTGPLFFGAPLTNTMVAMVLVDLVVLGLGFLAARRAGPLPPPVRGLGILVNLFEFLVEALYENLAKVVLGPRARHVFPLVASIFLMVLAANWLGLIPGFDSIGKVEPAHGPEPGYAVLHWGPITLLTAEPAAAPAEASGPKAGAHGEGEGHGEGSAKAGEAHGAGFVLVPYLRALSTDLNFTIGLALVAVFMVQVWGVRALGPGYFWKFFNVKALRRGFMGIIEFFVSLLELISEVAKIVSFSFRLFGNIFAGHVLLGIMIFLLPLLIPAVFYGLEIFVGLIQAFIFMMLTLVFIALATAGHGEEHSESHH; encoded by the coding sequence ATGGGGAAGTTGATCCGACGGATGGGTCCTTATGCGTTGCTGGGGCTGATCGCCTTGCTCTCGTGCGGGGTGGGAGGACAGGCTTCCTTCTGGTTGTTGGGAAGCCTGCGGGCGCTCATCGGCGGGCTGGGCGCGATCTCCTTCCCCTCGGCGGGCGGGCTGATCGGGTTTCTGGTGGTGGATGCTTTTGTGATCGCCCTGGCCCTGTGGGGGCTGCGGGATACCCGGGTGATCCGTTATTTCCAGAGGCTGGTGGTGGTCCCCCTGATCCTGGGCTTCGTGCTGGGGACCTCGTTGTTTTTCGGCACCCTGGGGCAGGGGCTCTCCGTGGCGGGCAAGCCGATCAAGACCGTGCTCCCGGTGATCCTGGTGAAGCCGGAGCCGCTGACTGGCCCTCTGTTCTTCGGCGCCCCGCTCACCAACACCATGGTGGCCATGGTTCTGGTGGACCTGGTGGTCCTGGGGCTGGGTTTCCTGGCAGCCCGGCGGGCAGGTCCGCTCCCGCCACCGGTGCGCGGCCTGGGGATCCTGGTCAACCTCTTCGAGTTCCTCGTGGAGGCCCTGTATGAGAACCTGGCCAAGGTGGTCCTGGGCCCTCGGGCGCGCCATGTCTTCCCCCTGGTGGCTTCGATCTTCCTGATGGTGCTGGCGGCGAACTGGCTGGGCTTAATCCCCGGCTTCGATTCCATCGGGAAGGTGGAGCCTGCCCACGGCCCGGAGCCAGGCTATGCAGTTCTCCATTGGGGTCCGATCACCTTGCTGACAGCGGAGCCGGCGGCGGCTCCTGCGGAAGCCTCCGGTCCGAAGGCGGGTGCGCATGGGGAGGGTGAAGGGCACGGGGAGGGAAGCGCGAAAGCCGGGGAAGCCCACGGGGCCGGCTTCGTCCTGGTTCCCTATCTCCGGGCCTTGAGCACCGATCTGAACTTCACCATCGGGCTTGCCCTGGTGGCGGTCTTCATGGTGCAGGTGTGGGGAGTGCGGGCCCTGGGACCGGGCTATTTCTGGAAGTTCTTCAACGTGAAGGCACTCCGCCGTGGCTTCATGGGGATCATCGAGTTCTTCGTGAGTCTTCTGGAGCTGATCAGCGAGGTGGCCAAGATTGTCTCCTTCTCCTTCCGATTGTTTGGGAACATCTTCGCCGGCCATGTGTTGCTGGGGATCATGATCTTCCTGCTCCCCCTTCTGATCCCGGCGGTCTTCTACGGCCTGGAGATCTTCGTGGGGTTGATCCAGGCCTTCATCTTCATGATGCTCACCCTGGTCTTTATCGCCCTGGCGACAGCCGGGCATGGGGAGGAGCATTCGGAGAGTCATCACTGA
- a CDS encoding complex I subunit 4 family protein has protein sequence MTIPAVTLPILSFIVFTPLVGALLLLLIPRHQKEAARVFAATVSGFTLLLALWAFVAYDRSAGGYQFVERISWLPQLGIHYYVGVDGVSLPLVLLSALVLFTGVLVSWNIEDRPHELFAFMLLLASGIMGVFVARNLVLLFFFYEIAIFPKYFLIAIWGSTRKEYAAMKLVLYTLVGSIIALVGALALYFVSPVRTFDMDVLRELAARGAFARPVEVFGQTVRFDYLWFLPVFLGFAVTAGLWPFHNWVPDGHSAAPTAGSMFLAGVVMKVGAYSALRVGIELLPGGAVYWLPVVVFLAVVAALYSAAISLVQEDLKYVIAFSSIGHMAFVTIGFAAMNVTGLTGAVLQMFSHGVMAAILFAVVGMVYDRAHTRYLAHLGGFARAMPMATLGFVLGGLVAMGMPGFSGFIAEFQVFAGIWAARDTAWWYPWVAILAAPSIALSAAYILRALQATFFGELNRERYPHVGDVTVLDKVAIVTLAVWFVLIGVFPRVMTDLIQMGVEPIAALLHGAMLASLR, from the coding sequence ATGACGATCCCGGCGGTGACGCTTCCTATTCTCAGCTTCATTGTCTTCACGCCCCTGGTGGGGGCGCTCCTCCTATTGCTCATCCCGCGCCATCAGAAGGAGGCGGCGCGGGTCTTTGCGGCCACGGTCTCCGGCTTCACGTTGCTGCTGGCCCTGTGGGCCTTCGTCGCCTATGACCGCTCGGCCGGCGGCTATCAGTTCGTGGAGCGGATCTCCTGGTTGCCTCAGCTGGGGATTCATTACTATGTAGGGGTGGATGGCGTCAGTCTGCCGCTGGTGTTGCTCTCCGCCCTGGTCCTCTTCACCGGCGTGCTGGTCTCGTGGAACATCGAGGACCGCCCCCACGAGCTGTTCGCCTTTATGTTGCTTCTGGCCAGCGGCATCATGGGGGTCTTCGTGGCCCGCAACTTGGTGTTGCTGTTCTTCTTCTATGAGATCGCCATCTTCCCCAAATACTTCCTGATTGCCATCTGGGGCTCCACCCGCAAGGAATACGCGGCGATGAAGCTGGTGCTTTACACGCTGGTGGGGTCCATTATCGCCCTGGTGGGCGCCCTGGCCCTGTATTTTGTGTCCCCGGTGCGCACGTTCGATATGGATGTGTTGCGCGAGCTGGCGGCTCGAGGGGCCTTCGCGCGGCCGGTGGAGGTCTTCGGCCAGACGGTGCGCTTTGATTACCTCTGGTTCCTCCCCGTCTTCCTGGGCTTCGCAGTCACTGCCGGCCTGTGGCCGTTCCATAACTGGGTGCCGGATGGACACTCGGCGGCCCCTACGGCGGGCTCGATGTTCCTGGCCGGGGTGGTGATGAAGGTGGGGGCCTACAGCGCCCTGCGGGTGGGGATCGAGTTGCTGCCGGGCGGGGCGGTCTACTGGCTGCCGGTTGTGGTCTTCCTGGCGGTGGTCGCCGCCCTCTATTCGGCGGCTATCTCCCTGGTGCAGGAGGATCTCAAATATGTGATTGCCTTCTCCAGCATCGGGCATATGGCCTTTGTGACCATCGGGTTCGCGGCGATGAACGTCACCGGGCTGACAGGGGCGGTGCTGCAGATGTTCTCCCACGGGGTGATGGCCGCCATCCTCTTCGCCGTGGTGGGGATGGTTTACGATCGGGCGCACACGCGTTATCTGGCCCACTTGGGTGGGTTCGCCCGGGCGATGCCGATGGCGACCCTCGGCTTCGTCCTGGGCGGCCTGGTGGCGATGGGGATGCCGGGCTTCTCTGGGTTCATCGCGGAGTTTCAGGTCTTCGCAGGGATCTGGGCGGCCCGGGACACCGCCTGGTGGTATCCTTGGGTGGCGATCCTCGCCGCGCCCAGCATTGCCCTCTCGGCGGCCTATATCCTGCGGGCGCTCCAGGCCACGTTCTTTGGGGAGTTGAACCGGGAGCGCTACCCCCATGTGGGGGACGTGACCGTCCTGGATAAGGTGGCCATCGTCACGCTGGCGGTCTGGTTCGTCCTGATCGGGGTGTTCCCGCGGGTGATGACCGACCTGATCCAGATGGGCGTGGAGCCGATCGCGGCGCTGCTGCACGGGGCGATGCTGGCCTCCCTTCGTTGA
- the nuoK gene encoding NADH-quinone oxidoreductase subunit NuoK: protein MIPLTWYLLVAAALFCIGVYGVLARRNAIAILMAIELMLNAVNLSLVSFWRYLHPDRMVGQAFALFVLVVAAAEAAAGLALIISIYRNRETVDVENIDLLRG from the coding sequence ATGATCCCTTTGACCTGGTATCTGCTGGTGGCGGCGGCGCTGTTCTGCATCGGCGTGTATGGGGTCCTGGCGCGGCGCAACGCCATCGCGATCCTGATGGCCATCGAGCTCATGCTCAACGCGGTGAACCTCAGTCTGGTCTCCTTCTGGCGCTACCTGCATCCGGATCGAATGGTGGGGCAGGCCTTTGCCCTCTTCGTGCTGGTGGTGGCGGCGGCGGAGGCGGCCGCCGGCCTGGCGCTGATCATCAGCATCTACCGGAACCGCGAGACGGTCGACGTGGAGAACATCGACCTCCTCAGGGGCTAA
- a CDS encoding AtpZ/AtpI family protein — translation MKSPGRWWIRAWNLALAGALSQIGFIPVVFVVGAMLCGLWLDLRLGTRPVLTAACMIAGATLGLVVMVRTAMTAASRFRMEGMQPGRRGPGPAGLRQEDEPDDPGKAAG, via the coding sequence ATGAAATCCCCTGGACGATGGTGGATCCGGGCCTGGAACTTAGCGCTGGCGGGGGCGCTCTCCCAGATCGGGTTCATCCCCGTGGTGTTTGTGGTGGGGGCGATGCTGTGTGGGCTGTGGCTGGATCTGCGGCTGGGGACCCGGCCGGTGCTGACGGCGGCTTGCATGATCGCCGGCGCGACTCTGGGCTTGGTGGTGATGGTCCGCACGGCGATGACCGCAGCCTCCCGATTCCGGATGGAGGGAATGCAACCCGGGAGGCGAGGCCCCGGCCCCGCCGGGCTCCGGCAGGAAGATGAGCCGGACGATCCTGGGAAGGCGGCTGGATAA
- a CDS encoding NADH-quinone oxidoreductase subunit N produces MSELSWWAHLWSVLPEIVLVVAAVVTMAADAWLPEGRKRELGYWAIGGLAVALGVTAVQAAQLAGGMAAPYEAFGGSVRADLAAMLFRLIFLLAGILTVAISMDFRPLRQSGEYYTLLLLSILGMGLMGAAVNLVTLYLALETVGIALYLLAGYLRDTPRSAEAGLKYFLFGVFSSTIMLYGLALLYGFTGEIAYARIAQALGALPSPAVMAALLLVLVGFGFKVSAVPFHFWTPDVYEGAPTPITAFISVASKAAGFAVLIRAMIEAFPTVQGNWVALISALAFVTMTVGNLLAIPQRNLKRLLAYSSIAQAGYILIGVAAASPLGIAASIFYLGIYTLTNIAAFAVAVIMTNVTGSEEIRDLAGLSRRSPGLALAMLAALLSLGGIPPLVGFFAKLFVFAAAIESGLLWLAIAGVLNAMVAFYYYIMVARAMYVDRSPEEGKPVWISRPARFTLWFTVAGVLLLTVLVYPLYQLAQMAAQAL; encoded by the coding sequence ATGAGCGAGCTGTCCTGGTGGGCGCATCTCTGGTCGGTCCTGCCGGAGATCGTGCTGGTGGTCGCGGCGGTCGTGACCATGGCCGCGGACGCCTGGTTGCCAGAGGGACGCAAGCGGGAGCTGGGCTACTGGGCCATCGGGGGGCTGGCCGTGGCCCTGGGGGTGACAGCGGTCCAGGCGGCGCAGCTGGCCGGAGGGATGGCGGCCCCCTATGAAGCGTTCGGTGGATCCGTGCGAGCGGATCTTGCGGCGATGTTGTTCCGCCTGATCTTCCTGCTCGCAGGGATCCTCACGGTGGCGATCTCTATGGATTTCCGCCCCCTGCGCCAGAGCGGCGAGTATTACACCCTCCTGCTCCTCTCGATCCTGGGGATGGGCCTGATGGGGGCAGCGGTCAACTTGGTGACGTTGTATCTGGCCCTGGAGACGGTGGGGATCGCCCTGTATCTGCTGGCGGGATATCTGCGGGACACCCCGCGTTCCGCGGAGGCGGGGCTGAAGTATTTCCTGTTCGGGGTCTTCAGCTCCACGATCATGCTGTATGGCCTGGCCCTTCTGTATGGCTTCACCGGGGAGATCGCCTACGCCCGCATCGCCCAGGCCCTGGGCGCGCTGCCTTCTCCGGCGGTGATGGCGGCCCTCCTGCTGGTGCTGGTAGGATTCGGCTTCAAGGTCTCCGCCGTGCCCTTCCATTTCTGGACCCCGGATGTCTATGAGGGGGCGCCGACCCCGATCACCGCCTTCATCTCGGTGGCTTCCAAGGCGGCCGGGTTCGCCGTGCTCATCCGGGCGATGATCGAGGCCTTCCCCACGGTGCAGGGGAATTGGGTCGCCCTGATCTCGGCCTTGGCCTTCGTCACCATGACCGTGGGGAACCTCCTGGCGATCCCCCAGCGCAACCTCAAGCGGTTGCTGGCCTACTCGAGCATCGCCCAGGCCGGTTACATCCTGATCGGGGTGGCAGCGGCCAGCCCCCTGGGGATCGCCGCCTCGATCTTCTACCTGGGGATCTATACCCTGACCAACATCGCTGCCTTCGCCGTTGCGGTGATCATGACCAACGTGACGGGAAGCGAGGAGATCCGGGACCTGGCGGGGCTGTCCCGACGTTCCCCCGGCCTGGCCCTGGCGATGCTGGCTGCCCTCCTCTCCCTGGGGGGAATCCCTCCGCTGGTTGGCTTCTTCGCTAAGCTGTTCGTGTTCGCCGCGGCCATCGAGAGCGGATTGCTCTGGCTGGCCATCGCCGGGGTGCTGAACGCCATGGTGGCGTTTTATTACTACATCATGGTGGCTCGAGCGATGTATGTGGACCGATCGCCCGAGGAAGGGAAACCCGTTTGGATCTCCCGCCCGGCCCGTTTCACTTTGTGGTTCACTGTGGCAGGAGTGCTGTTGCTCACGGTGCTGGTCTACCCGCTTTACCAGCTGGCGCAAATGGCCGCCCAAGCCCTCTGA
- a CDS encoding UPF0175 family protein, giving the protein MEIRIRDLVEAGLYKSEEEVMEEALRLLLQDRPHLRVALAVHRYRTDPELTLAQAAAIARVSVESMKEILERYGVPLRLGPADRTEALAEIRALEDFLNVGNS; this is encoded by the coding sequence ATGGAGATCCGGATCCGTGACTTGGTAGAAGCAGGCCTATATAAGAGCGAAGAGGAGGTGATGGAGGAGGCGTTGCGCCTTCTGCTTCAGGATCGCCCACACCTACGAGTGGCCTTGGCGGTGCATCGCTATCGAACGGATCCCGAGCTGACCTTGGCTCAAGCGGCTGCGATCGCCAGGGTAAGCGTGGAGAGCATGAAGGAAATCCTAGAGCGCTACGGTGTACCCCTGCGCTTAGGACCTGCAGATCGCACGGAAGCTTTGGCCGAGATCCGAGCGTTGGAGGACTTCCTGAATGTCGGCAATAGTTGA
- the nuoH gene encoding NADH-quinone oxidoreductase subunit NuoH, translating into MGQIYDFIYNLLPYLGMWLYGFLRSLGLSEEAVFLVVGLIKAFLLANFGLIGFAILTYVERKIVARFQDRLGPNVAGPYGILQPVADGIKLLTKEDTMPAGADRWVYNLAPLIIATCALAPLVVIPFGPGAIGADLSIGVLYVLAVGSGALVGVLMAGWGSNNKYALLGAFRAVAQLISYEIPAVLSVVVVVMIAGTMSTVGIVQAQDVPYLFVLPVAALAFLLSGVAEVGRTPFDLLEAESEIVAGFHIEYSGMKFALVFLGEFVHALVVSALFAVLFLGGWRGPWLPPYLWMLIKMSVGIFLFFWLRATLPRIRIDQMLNLNWKFLTPLMILNLIGVALVDKGLRAAGVSGGMWAAGLFLFNMAMLIGALALPGYLGRRARMAALAAEAEAEAVEAAMAAH; encoded by the coding sequence ATGGGGCAGATTTACGATTTTATCTATAACTTGTTGCCCTATCTGGGGATGTGGCTGTACGGGTTCCTGCGGAGCCTGGGCCTCTCGGAGGAGGCCGTGTTTTTGGTGGTAGGCCTGATCAAGGCCTTCCTGTTGGCCAACTTCGGTCTCATCGGGTTTGCCATCCTCACCTATGTGGAGCGTAAGATCGTGGCCCGCTTCCAGGACCGACTGGGGCCGAACGTGGCGGGCCCGTATGGGATCCTGCAGCCGGTGGCCGATGGGATCAAGCTGCTGACGAAAGAGGACACCATGCCGGCGGGGGCGGATCGCTGGGTTTACAACCTGGCGCCCCTGATCATCGCCACATGTGCGCTGGCGCCGCTGGTGGTGATCCCCTTCGGCCCGGGGGCCATCGGGGCGGATCTCTCCATCGGGGTCCTCTATGTCCTGGCGGTGGGGTCGGGGGCCCTGGTGGGGGTGCTGATGGCCGGCTGGGGCAGCAACAACAAATACGCGCTGCTGGGCGCCTTCCGGGCGGTGGCCCAGCTGATCAGCTATGAGATCCCCGCGGTGCTCAGTGTGGTCGTCGTGGTCATGATCGCGGGGACCATGTCCACGGTGGGGATCGTGCAGGCCCAGGATGTGCCGTATCTCTTTGTGCTCCCCGTGGCGGCGCTGGCCTTCCTCCTCTCGGGCGTGGCAGAAGTAGGCCGCACGCCGTTCGATCTGCTGGAGGCCGAGTCGGAGATCGTGGCCGGCTTCCACATCGAATACAGCGGCATGAAGTTCGCCTTGGTCTTCCTGGGTGAGTTCGTCCACGCCCTGGTGGTCTCCGCCCTCTTCGCTGTCCTCTTTTTGGGTGGCTGGCGGGGGCCGTGGCTCCCACCCTATCTGTGGATGCTCATCAAGATGAGCGTAGGGATCTTCCTCTTCTTCTGGCTGCGGGCCACGCTTCCCCGGATTCGGATCGATCAGATGCTGAACCTGAACTGGAAGTTCCTGACGCCCCTGATGATCCTGAATCTGATCGGGGTGGCGCTGGTGGACAAAGGCCTGCGGGCGGCGGGGGTGAGCGGCGGGATGTGGGCGGCCGGGCTCTTCCTGTTCAACATGGCGATGCTGATCGGAGCGCTGGCCCTGCCGGGGTATCTGGGGCGCCGGGCCCGGATGGCGGCGCTGGCAGCCGAGGCGGAGGCGGAAGCCGTTGAGGCCGCTATGGCGGCGCATTGA